The following are encoded together in the Mycolicibacterium arabiense genome:
- the melA gene encoding alpha-glucosidase/alpha-galactosidase codes for MTPTIVIIGAGSVEFTRELLGDVFSFPELASVRIVLHDIDTERLETAEAIAHATAAATGARPEIVTSLDRRRALDGADYVINVIQVGMHEATVRDFDVPAGFGLHQTIGDTIGVGGIFRGLRTFPVLAGIARDMTEICPDAWLLNYTNPMAMNVTYLHHVAPDLKVLGLCHSVYWTMAGLCEIVDVPLDEVSWWSAGVNHQAWVLKWEHAGRNLYPVLDERIAADPELRRRVRVDMYRRLGYYPTETSEHSSEYVPWYLRHPDEVERLRINVGEYVSISEANLAEYDRVRAELASSTSLAIDTESTEYAPQVIHSLETGAVRVISANVVNDGLITNLPSGVAVEVPTMLDALGAHPMKVGDLPPQCAALNRGFLGPVDCAVRAAVDGDPRLVRAAAMVDPNTAATLTVDQIWQLCDELTVAHDDLLPESLRTKMAP; via the coding sequence GTGACACCCACCATCGTCATCATCGGGGCGGGCAGCGTGGAGTTCACCCGCGAACTACTCGGCGACGTCTTCTCGTTCCCCGAACTGGCGTCGGTGCGAATCGTCCTGCACGACATCGACACCGAGCGGCTCGAGACGGCCGAGGCCATCGCGCACGCCACCGCCGCAGCCACCGGCGCCCGGCCCGAGATCGTCACCTCGCTGGACCGCCGCCGCGCCCTCGACGGCGCCGACTACGTCATCAACGTGATCCAGGTCGGGATGCACGAGGCGACGGTGCGTGACTTCGACGTGCCCGCCGGGTTCGGGCTGCACCAGACCATCGGCGACACCATCGGCGTCGGCGGCATCTTCCGCGGTCTGCGGACGTTCCCGGTGCTCGCAGGCATCGCCCGCGACATGACGGAAATCTGCCCCGACGCCTGGCTGCTCAACTACACGAACCCCATGGCGATGAACGTCACCTACCTGCACCACGTGGCGCCAGACCTCAAGGTGCTCGGGCTGTGCCACTCGGTGTACTGGACCATGGCCGGCCTGTGCGAGATCGTCGACGTACCCCTCGACGAGGTGTCGTGGTGGTCCGCAGGCGTGAATCATCAAGCGTGGGTGCTGAAGTGGGAGCACGCAGGCCGGAACCTGTACCCCGTGCTGGACGAGCGCATCGCCGCCGACCCCGAACTGCGGCGGCGGGTGCGCGTCGACATGTACCGCCGACTGGGCTACTACCCCACCGAGACCAGCGAGCACTCCAGCGAGTACGTGCCGTGGTATCTGCGGCATCCCGACGAAGTGGAGCGGTTGCGGATCAACGTCGGTGAGTACGTGTCGATCAGCGAGGCGAACCTCGCCGAATACGACCGCGTGCGAGCTGAACTCGCCAGCTCGACGTCGCTTGCGATCGACACCGAGTCCACGGAGTATGCCCCGCAGGTCATCCACTCACTGGAAACCGGTGCGGTGCGGGTGATCTCGGCGAACGTCGTTAACGACGGGTTGATCACCAACCTGCCCTCCGGCGTTGCCGTGGAGGTGCCGACGATGCTCGACGCACTCGGCGCACACCCGATGAAGGTCGGCGACCTGCCTCCGCAGTGCGCCGCCCTCAACCGTGGCTTCCTCGGCCCGGTGGACTGCGCCGTGCGCGCCGCGGTGGACGGTGACCCGCGGCTGGTGCGGGCAGCGGCCATGG
- a CDS encoding DeoR/GlpR family DNA-binding transcription regulator, with amino-acid sequence MSIKRTDRMREVLSLLRDRGDVSVSVLCEELRVSPATLRRDLGELEEQGLLLRTHGGARALDPSGSEIPVRLRDHRMIAIKRRIAQHAAALVPAGPQAVALTGGVTTGEAARALKGRPNMTIVTNSLTIAADCAVDAHMKVIITGGLVRANSLEAVGPMSEHAFQVITVGTAILGADGMSAEVGATTFDEAEARTAIAMATNAQRVVVAVDGSKIGKVTLARMTALSQLDHLVTDSTADPRQLERIADNGVRVHVVDVGDA; translated from the coding sequence ATGTCGATCAAGCGGACCGATCGCATGCGCGAGGTGCTCTCGCTGCTCCGCGACCGTGGGGACGTCTCGGTGTCGGTGCTGTGCGAGGAGCTACGCGTCTCGCCGGCCACCCTGCGCCGGGACCTCGGCGAACTCGAGGAGCAGGGTCTGCTGCTGCGCACCCACGGCGGCGCCCGGGCGCTCGATCCCAGCGGCAGCGAGATCCCGGTCCGGCTGCGCGACCACAGGATGATCGCGATCAAACGCCGGATCGCCCAGCACGCGGCCGCGCTGGTGCCCGCCGGCCCACAGGCGGTGGCGCTTACCGGGGGCGTGACCACCGGCGAGGCGGCGCGGGCGCTCAAGGGCAGGCCCAACATGACGATCGTGACCAACTCGCTGACCATCGCCGCCGACTGCGCGGTCGACGCGCACATGAAGGTGATCATCACCGGGGGGCTGGTGCGCGCGAATTCCCTTGAGGCCGTTGGCCCGATGTCAGAGCATGCGTTTCAGGTCATCACCGTCGGCACCGCGATCCTCGGTGCCGACGGCATGTCCGCAGAGGTCGGCGCCACCACCTTCGACGAGGCCGAGGCGCGCACCGCGATCGCGATGGCGACCAACGCCCAGCGCGTCGTCGTCGCGGTCGACGGGTCGAAGATCGGCAAGGTCACGCTGGCGCGGATGACGGCGCTGAGTCAGCTCGACCACCTGGTGACCGACTCGACCGCCGACCCGCGGCAACTCGAGCGGATCGCCGACAACGGCGTCCGCGTCCACGTCGTCGATGTAGGAGACGCGTGA
- a CDS encoding LLM class F420-dependent oxidoreductase — MRFAFKTSPQNTTWAEMLPIWQTADDIDVFESGWTFDHFYPIFSDSTGPCLEGWITLTALAQATKRLRVGVLVTGIHYRHPAVLANMASALDIVSNGRLELGIGAGWNEEESGAYGIELGSIKERFDRFEEACAVLTGLLTQETTTFDGKYYQLKDARNEPKGPQQPHPPICIGGSGEKRTLPLTAKYADHWNFVGGPPDEFARKRDVLAARCKDIGRDPKEITLSAHVRLGEDRDYQKLIEDCVALGAEGLDLAIIYLPPPYDPAVLEPLAEAIRDSGLLGTP; from the coding sequence GTGCGATTCGCGTTCAAGACCTCACCGCAGAACACCACCTGGGCCGAGATGCTCCCGATCTGGCAGACGGCCGACGACATCGACGTCTTCGAGTCCGGCTGGACGTTCGACCACTTCTACCCGATCTTCTCCGACTCGACCGGCCCGTGCCTGGAGGGTTGGATCACGCTGACGGCGCTGGCCCAAGCCACCAAGCGGCTGCGTGTCGGCGTGCTCGTCACCGGCATCCACTACCGCCACCCCGCGGTGCTCGCCAACATGGCCTCGGCACTGGACATCGTGTCCAACGGACGCCTCGAACTCGGCATCGGCGCTGGCTGGAACGAAGAGGAGTCCGGCGCCTACGGCATCGAACTCGGCTCGATCAAGGAGCGCTTCGACCGGTTCGAGGAGGCGTGTGCGGTCCTCACCGGCCTGCTCACGCAGGAGACCACGACGTTCGACGGCAAGTACTACCAGCTCAAGGACGCCCGCAACGAGCCGAAGGGCCCGCAGCAGCCGCACCCGCCCATCTGCATCGGCGGCAGCGGCGAGAAGCGCACCCTTCCGCTCACGGCGAAGTACGCCGACCACTGGAACTTCGTCGGCGGGCCGCCCGACGAGTTCGCCCGCAAGCGGGACGTATTGGCGGCGCGGTGCAAGGACATCGGCCGGGACCCCAAGGAGATCACGCTGTCGGCGCACGTGCGCCTCGGCGAGGACCGCGACTACCAGAAGCTGATCGAGGACTGCGTCGCGCTCGGCGCAGAAGGTCTCGACCTCGCGATCATCTACCTGCCGCCGCCGTACGACCCGGCCGTGCTGGAACCGCTGGCCGAGGCGATCCGGGACAGCGGTCTGCTCGGCACGCCGTAG
- a CDS encoding TIGR03086 family metal-binding protein: MTTACRRTAALLGPIRDDQLDAATPCERFPLADVVAHVGLLGLAFAAAARKDLGDLTDTPPEGDFVLDDDWRDRYPANLLELAAAWREPAAWEGMTRIAGMDMPGETVAMIALGEVTIHGWDIAVATGQDYAVDDDEARAVLEYVESFAADGPVDGLFGPAVPVAADASTFDRALAASGRDPRMRAN; encoded by the coding sequence ATGACGACGGCATGCAGGCGGACCGCGGCGCTGCTCGGCCCGATCCGCGACGACCAGCTGGACGCGGCGACCCCGTGCGAACGGTTCCCATTGGCCGACGTGGTGGCCCACGTGGGCTTGCTCGGGCTCGCGTTCGCCGCGGCGGCCCGCAAGGACCTCGGTGACCTCACCGACACGCCACCCGAGGGCGACTTCGTGCTCGACGACGACTGGCGCGACCGATACCCGGCGAATCTCCTCGAGCTGGCGGCCGCCTGGCGGGAGCCCGCTGCATGGGAGGGGATGACCCGCATCGCGGGCATGGACATGCCAGGCGAGACTGTCGCGATGATCGCGCTCGGCGAGGTGACGATCCACGGCTGGGACATCGCGGTTGCGACCGGCCAGGACTACGCGGTGGACGACGACGAGGCCCGGGCGGTGCTCGAGTACGTCGAGTCCTTCGCGGCCGACGGCCCCGTCGACGGTCTGTTCGGGCCCGCCGTACCCGTTGCCGCCGACGCCTCGACGTTCGACCGGGCGCTGGCCGCCAGTGGGCGCGATCCCCGCATGCGCGCAAACTAG
- a CDS encoding PHP domain-containing protein, translating to MDGRDPVADLREIAFYKDRAREESRRVMAYRNAADVVERLDDAQREKHGRANSWQTLPGVGPKTATVIAQAWAGREPDTLAELRKAASDLGGGEIRAALKGDLHLHSNWSDGSAPIDEMMATAVRLGHEYCALTDHSPRLTVANGLSPDRLRKQLDVIDELRERFAPMRILTGIEVDILDDGSLDQEPELLERLDVVVASVHSKLKMDASAMTRRMVRAVSEGYADVLGHCTGRLVTGGRGTRAESQFDAEKVFTACRDNGTAVEINSRPERRDPPTRLLQLALEIGCDFSIDTDAHAPGQLDFLGYGAQRALDNGVPVDRIVNTWPVERLLEWTGSRP from the coding sequence ATGGACGGAAGAGATCCCGTAGCCGACCTCCGCGAGATCGCGTTCTACAAGGACCGCGCCCGCGAGGAGTCCCGCCGGGTGATGGCCTACCGCAACGCCGCCGACGTCGTCGAGCGACTCGACGACGCGCAGCGCGAGAAGCACGGTAGGGCCAACAGCTGGCAGACCCTCCCTGGCGTCGGTCCGAAGACGGCCACCGTCATCGCCCAGGCGTGGGCGGGCCGTGAGCCGGACACCCTGGCCGAACTGCGCAAGGCTGCAAGTGACCTCGGCGGCGGAGAGATACGCGCGGCGCTCAAGGGGGATCTGCACCTGCACTCGAATTGGTCGGACGGTTCGGCGCCGATCGACGAGATGATGGCGACCGCCGTGCGACTCGGCCACGAGTACTGCGCGTTGACCGACCACTCGCCGCGGCTGACGGTCGCCAACGGCCTGTCGCCGGATCGTCTGCGCAAGCAGCTCGACGTGATTGACGAATTGCGCGAGCGGTTCGCGCCGATGCGCATCCTCACCGGCATCGAGGTCGACATCCTCGACGACGGATCACTCGATCAGGAACCCGAGCTGCTCGAGCGTCTCGACGTCGTGGTCGCCAGCGTGCACTCGAAGCTGAAAATGGACGCGTCCGCGATGACGCGGCGGATGGTGCGCGCCGTCTCGGAGGGATATGCCGACGTGCTGGGGCACTGCACCGGCCGGCTCGTCACCGGCGGTCGGGGGACGCGGGCCGAGTCGCAGTTCGACGCCGAGAAGGTGTTCACCGCGTGCCGCGACAACGGCACCGCCGTGGAGATCAACTCCCGGCCCGAGCGTCGGGATCCGCCCACCCGGTTGCTTCAACTCGCACTCGAGATCGGCTGCGACTTCTCGATCGACACCGACGCACACGCGCCAGGCCAGCTCGACTTCCTCGGCTACGGGGCGCAGCGCGCCCTCGACAACGGCGTGCCGGTCGACCGGATCGTGAACACCTGGCCGGTGGAGCGGCTCCTCGAGTGGACGGGTTCGCGGCCCTAG
- the dinB gene encoding DNA polymerase IV, producing MFVSGGQEQRSGQATILHADLDSFYASVEQRDDPALRGRPVIVGGGVVLAASYEAKAFGVRTAMNGRQAKQLCPHAIVVPPRMAAYSDASAAVFEVFHDTTPLVEPLSVDEAFLEVGGLARVSGTPVQIGARLRARVSDEVGLPITVGIARTKFLAKVASQEAKPDGLLLVPPDRELAFLHPLPVRRLWGVGVKTAEKLHAYDVHTVADVAELSESTLASIVGGGMGRQLYALAHNIDRRRVVTGVRRRSVGAQRALGRAGNTMSDSEIDAVVVNLIDRITRRMRKADRTGRTVVLRLRFDDFGRATRSHTLSHATAGTDEILAAARQLIAGAAPLIAERGLTLVGFAVSNIDRDGAAQLELPFPTRADTASVDRDPVDRKAVDSAVDEVRRRFGNASLTRGVLLGRDPGLEMPTLPE from the coding sequence GTGTTCGTGTCCGGTGGCCAGGAGCAACGGTCGGGTCAAGCCACGATCCTGCACGCCGACCTCGACTCCTTCTACGCCTCGGTCGAGCAGCGTGACGACCCCGCGCTGCGCGGCAGGCCGGTGATCGTCGGCGGCGGCGTGGTGCTCGCGGCGAGCTACGAGGCGAAGGCCTTCGGGGTGCGCACGGCGATGAACGGTCGCCAGGCCAAACAGCTGTGCCCGCACGCGATCGTCGTACCGCCACGGATGGCCGCGTACTCCGATGCCAGCGCCGCGGTGTTCGAGGTCTTCCACGACACCACTCCCCTGGTCGAACCGCTGTCGGTCGACGAGGCGTTCCTCGAGGTCGGAGGCCTCGCCAGGGTGTCGGGCACCCCGGTGCAGATCGGCGCGCGGCTGCGGGCTCGCGTCAGCGACGAAGTGGGGCTGCCCATCACGGTCGGCATCGCGCGGACCAAGTTCCTGGCGAAGGTCGCCAGCCAGGAGGCCAAGCCCGACGGTCTGCTGCTGGTGCCGCCCGACCGCGAGCTGGCTTTCCTGCACCCGCTGCCGGTGCGCAGGCTGTGGGGCGTCGGCGTCAAGACGGCCGAGAAGCTGCACGCCTACGACGTCCACACGGTCGCCGACGTCGCCGAGCTGAGTGAGTCGACCCTGGCGTCCATCGTGGGCGGTGGCATGGGTAGGCAGCTGTACGCACTCGCCCACAACATCGATCGGCGCCGGGTCGTCACCGGCGTGCGGCGCCGGTCGGTGGGTGCGCAACGGGCACTGGGCCGTGCGGGGAACACCATGTCCGACAGCGAGATCGATGCCGTGGTGGTCAACCTCATCGACCGGATCACCCGACGCATGCGCAAGGCGGACCGCACCGGTCGCACCGTGGTCCTGCGGCTGCGCTTCGACGACTTCGGCCGTGCCACGCGGTCGCACACCCTGTCGCACGCTACCGCCGGCACCGACGAGATCCTCGCCGCCGCACGGCAATTGATCGCAGGCGCGGCGCCCCTGATCGCCGAGCGGGGCCTCACCCTGGTGGGGTTCGCGGTGTCCAACATCGACCGTGACGGCGCCGCCCAACTCGAGTTGCCGTTCCCCACGCGCGCCGACACCGCTTCGGTCGACCGGGATCCCGTCGACCGCAAGGCAGTCGACTCCGCGGTCGACGAGGTGCGGCGCCGCTTCGGCAACGCGTCGCTGACCCGCGGCGTACTGCTCGGCCGCGACCCGGGGCTCGAGATGCCCACGCTTCCCGAGTAG
- a CDS encoding TetR/AcrR family transcriptional regulator, with protein MTTTSTSRSGRGRRSTRPSGDDREAAILATAERLLAGKKFADISVDDLAKGAGLSRPTFYFYFASKDAVLLALLQPLIQQADTGFDGAMEALPSDPRRAFREGIRTFFTAFGSHSVVARAGTEAIAGSPDVRAVWSTFMAKWITQTASLIEFERARGAAPETIPAHDLATSLNLMNERAMTATLVAEDGAVAQDRIVDTLAHIWLTSIYGDSQ; from the coding sequence GTGACCACCACCAGCACCAGCCGATCCGGACGCGGCCGTCGTTCGACGCGCCCGTCCGGCGACGACCGCGAGGCGGCGATCCTCGCCACCGCGGAACGGCTGCTGGCGGGCAAGAAGTTCGCGGACATCTCGGTCGACGACCTGGCGAAGGGCGCGGGCCTGTCCCGGCCGACGTTCTACTTCTACTTCGCCTCCAAGGACGCCGTCCTGCTCGCGCTGCTCCAGCCCCTGATTCAGCAGGCCGACACTGGATTCGACGGCGCGATGGAAGCGCTGCCGAGCGATCCGCGGCGCGCCTTCCGCGAGGGCATCCGGACGTTCTTCACCGCGTTCGGCTCGCACAGCGTGGTCGCCCGCGCCGGTACCGAGGCCATTGCGGGCAGTCCCGACGTCCGCGCCGTCTGGTCGACGTTCATGGCGAAGTGGATCACTCAGACTGCGTCGCTGATCGAGTTCGAACGGGCCCGCGGCGCTGCGCCGGAGACCATTCCGGCGCACGATCTGGCGACGTCGCTGAACCTGATGAACGAGCGTGCGATGACCGCCACTCTCGTCGCCGAGGACGGCGCGGTCGCGCAGGACCGCATCGTCGACACTCTCGCCCACATCTGGCTGACCAGCATCTACGGCGACTCGCAGTAG
- a CDS encoding flavin-containing monooxygenase, producing MTEHLDVIIVGAGISGISAAWHLQDRSPSKSYAILERRDNLGGTWDLFKYPGIRSDSDMYTLGFRFKPWTSEKAIADGPDILAYLKETVAEFGIDQKIRTGHQVLAADWSDGDNRWNLTVRKGDETIEMTSSFLFAASGYYNYDQGYSPQFPGQDDFKGTKIHPQHWPEDLDYAGKKIVVIGSGATAVTLIPALIKSGAGHVTMLQRSPTFIGALPDVDPFAVQTNKYLPTKAAYVANRWKAIFFATFQYQLARRFPDFMRKTLLTMAERRLPEGYDVKKHFNPKYNPWDERLCLAPNGDLFKTIRSGKADVVTDTIERFTETGIQLNSGEHLDADIIVTATGLNLRLFGGAEIRRNGKPVDLTTTMSYKGMMLSGLPNMAFTIGYTNASWTLKADLVSEFFCRVLNYMDEHGFDTYVPEHPGDSVDERPLMDFTPGYVLRALDELPKAGSRAPWKLKQNYFLDIRTIRQGKVDDEALHFSKHRAAVNA from the coding sequence ATGACTGAACACCTCGACGTGATCATCGTGGGCGCCGGCATCTCGGGCATCAGCGCCGCATGGCACCTGCAGGACCGCAGCCCGTCCAAGAGCTACGCCATCCTGGAACGCCGCGACAACCTCGGCGGCACCTGGGATCTGTTCAAGTACCCGGGCATCCGCTCCGACTCGGACATGTACACCCTCGGCTTCCGATTCAAGCCGTGGACGTCTGAGAAGGCCATCGCCGACGGCCCGGACATCCTGGCCTACCTCAAGGAGACGGTGGCGGAGTTCGGCATCGACCAGAAGATCCGGACCGGCCACCAGGTGCTGGCCGCGGATTGGTCCGACGGAGACAACCGCTGGAACCTCACCGTGCGCAAGGGTGACGAGACGATCGAGATGACCAGCTCGTTCCTGTTCGCCGCCAGCGGCTACTACAACTACGACCAGGGCTACTCACCCCAGTTCCCCGGTCAGGACGACTTCAAGGGCACCAAGATCCACCCGCAGCACTGGCCCGAAGACCTCGACTACGCGGGCAAGAAGATCGTCGTCATCGGCTCCGGCGCCACCGCCGTGACGCTCATCCCGGCGCTCATCAAGTCGGGCGCGGGCCACGTCACGATGCTGCAGCGCTCGCCGACGTTCATCGGCGCGCTGCCCGACGTCGACCCGTTCGCGGTGCAGACCAACAAGTACCTGCCCACCAAGGCGGCCTACGTCGCCAACCGGTGGAAGGCCATCTTCTTCGCCACGTTCCAGTACCAGCTGGCGCGGCGCTTCCCGGACTTCATGCGCAAGACGCTGCTCACCATGGCCGAGCGCAGGCTGCCCGAGGGCTACGACGTCAAGAAGCACTTCAACCCGAAGTACAACCCCTGGGACGAGCGACTCTGCCTGGCGCCCAACGGCGATCTGTTCAAGACCATCCGCTCCGGCAAGGCCGACGTCGTCACCGACACCATCGAGCGCTTCACCGAGACCGGCATCCAGCTGAACTCCGGTGAGCACCTCGACGCCGACATCATCGTCACCGCAACGGGCTTGAACCTCCGCCTGTTCGGCGGCGCCGAGATCCGGCGCAACGGCAAGCCCGTCGACCTCACCACCACCATGTCCTACAAGGGCATGATGCTCTCGGGTCTGCCGAACATGGCCTTCACCATCGGCTACACCAACGCGTCCTGGACGCTCAAGGCCGACCTGGTGTCCGAGTTCTTCTGCCGCGTCCTCAACTACATGGACGAGCACGGTTTCGACACCTACGTGCCCGAGCATCCCGGTGACTCCGTCGACGAACGTCCGTTGATGGACTTCACCCCGGGCTACGTGCTCCGTGCCCTCGACGAGCTGCCCAAGGCGGGATCACGCGCCCCGTGGAAGCTGAAGCAGAACTACTTCCTCGACATCCGGACCATCCGTCAGGGCAAGGTCGACGACGAGGCGCTGCACTTCAGCAAGCACCGCGCCGCCGTCAACGCCTGA
- the rraA gene encoding ribonuclease E activity regulator RraA: protein MTIEPRATADLVDDIYPDVRSCDLQLRDLGGVTTFAGPITTVKCFQDNALLKSVLSEPGNGGVLVIDGDGSLHTALVGDVIAGIAKDSGWAGLIVHGAVRDASTLRTIEIGIKALGTNPRKGTKTGEGDRDVAVTFGGVTFNPGEIAYCDEDGIVVVSA, encoded by the coding sequence GTGACCATCGAACCCAGGGCGACGGCCGATCTCGTCGACGACATCTACCCCGACGTGCGCAGCTGCGATCTGCAGCTGCGGGACCTCGGTGGGGTGACGACGTTCGCCGGCCCCATCACCACCGTGAAGTGCTTCCAGGACAACGCGCTGCTGAAGTCGGTGCTGTCCGAGCCGGGCAACGGCGGTGTGCTGGTGATCGACGGTGACGGGTCGCTGCACACCGCGCTGGTGGGCGACGTCATCGCCGGAATCGCGAAGGACAGCGGGTGGGCCGGACTGATCGTGCACGGCGCGGTGCGGGACGCATCGACGTTGCGCACCATCGAGATCGGCATCAAGGCGCTGGGCACCAACCCGCGCAAGGGCACCAAGACCGGCGAAGGTGACCGCGACGTCGCGGTCACCTTCGGCGGTGTGACGTTCAATCCCGGCGAGATCGCCTATTGCGATGAGGACGGGATCGTCGTCGTCAGTGCGTGA
- a CDS encoding CopD family protein, which translates to MTRLRTWLGGTVVVLASAVSAWALAFPQNPFGTSLVRAIADCGAVVTLGLTLVPWLDVDRHRTQLADHAARPLIVVSALWAVSELVRLPLSAADAAGVPVLRVGVGTTVEFVVDTAAGRAGLVCAVAAVAVCLLAVVAPRASSASVVTAGAAAVGVTGRTLVGHLSEDPWGGAAVAVHALAAAVWCGVLAALVLTVSHRGRWARVLPRFSQMSLVCVVVLVIGGLGGAVAALGSAVDLWATGYGRLLSAKVVLTAVLVTLAWRNRTVWLPAARTHRAAADVSGRRSRVELAGMAVGLTLAAALAVTG; encoded by the coding sequence GTGACACGGCTACGGACGTGGCTCGGGGGCACCGTCGTCGTCCTGGCGTCGGCGGTGTCGGCCTGGGCGTTGGCGTTCCCGCAGAACCCGTTCGGCACCAGTCTCGTCCGCGCGATCGCCGACTGCGGCGCGGTCGTGACGCTCGGGCTGACTCTGGTCCCGTGGCTCGACGTCGACCGCCACCGCACGCAGCTCGCCGACCACGCCGCGCGCCCGCTGATCGTCGTCTCCGCACTGTGGGCGGTGAGCGAACTGGTCCGGCTCCCCCTGTCGGCGGCCGACGCCGCTGGCGTGCCGGTGCTGCGGGTCGGCGTGGGAACCACGGTCGAGTTCGTGGTGGATACCGCGGCGGGCCGGGCCGGGCTGGTGTGCGCGGTGGCGGCCGTGGCGGTGTGTCTGCTTGCGGTCGTCGCTCCGCGCGCGTCGTCGGCAAGTGTCGTCACGGCCGGTGCGGCGGCAGTCGGCGTCACCGGCCGCACGCTCGTCGGGCACCTGTCCGAGGATCCGTGGGGCGGTGCCGCCGTCGCCGTGCACGCCTTGGCGGCGGCGGTGTGGTGCGGCGTGCTGGCGGCGCTGGTTCTGACGGTGTCCCACCGCGGCCGGTGGGCCAGGGTGCTGCCCCGGTTCTCGCAGATGTCGCTGGTCTGCGTGGTGGTGCTGGTGATCGGCGGGCTCGGTGGCGCCGTGGCCGCACTCGGGTCGGCGGTGGACCTGTGGGCGACCGGGTACGGCCGCCTGCTGTCCGCGAAGGTCGTCCTGACCGCGGTTCTGGTGACGCTGGCGTGGCGGAATCGGACGGTGTGGCTGCCCGCGGCGCGCACTCACCGGGCGGCGGCGGACGTGTCGGGACGCCGTTCCCGGGTCGAATTGGCGGGGATGGCGGTCGGGCTGACGTTGGCGGCGGCGCTGGCGGTCACGGGCTAG
- a CDS encoding copper resistance CopC family protein — protein sequence MRRLAAAAMVFALMTTAALIGAGPAAAHATRTSADPAPEAVLDRGPQRVTATFNEAMQSDFAAMTVVGPDGNLWSTGPVTVAGPVVGVDMLPTGPAGTYTVNYRVTSADGHPVSGNWTFRIEVAGTGTPGPPVASPSATGGAATADGGLPVWPFVALAAVVVAGGAWWAVRRRL from the coding sequence ATCCGCCGCCTCGCCGCAGCGGCCATGGTGTTCGCCCTGATGACGACCGCCGCGCTGATCGGTGCCGGGCCGGCGGCAGCCCACGCCACGCGGACCTCCGCCGATCCCGCGCCGGAGGCGGTTCTCGACCGCGGCCCGCAACGCGTCACCGCCACGTTCAACGAGGCCATGCAGTCCGACTTCGCCGCGATGACCGTCGTGGGGCCGGATGGCAACCTCTGGTCGACCGGGCCGGTGACGGTGGCCGGGCCCGTGGTCGGGGTCGACATGCTGCCGACCGGACCGGCCGGGACGTACACGGTGAACTACCGGGTGACCTCGGCCGACGGCCACCCGGTGTCCGGCAACTGGACGTTCCGCATCGAGGTGGCGGGCACGGGCACTCCGGGTCCGCCGGTCGCGTCCCCGTCGGCGACCGGCGGTGCCGCCACCGCCGACGGTGGCCTACCGGTGTGGCCGTTCGTCGCGCTCGCCGCCGTGGTCGTGGCGGGCGGGGCGTGGTGGGCGGTGCGGCGCCGCCTGTGA
- a CDS encoding YcnI family protein: MLFTPRAISRALITAAATGGVMTLSLLTGAGTAAAHVHVDAANAAPGSTAVLEFRVPGESENGTLTTQFSVALPNVASARAEVMPGWTSRLDRDTAAGTVRAVTWTAAPNTGISAEQFALFRVSVALPDEESISIPSTQTYSDGRVVRWDQPPLPDGGEPEYPAPVLELTGTATGGHDHQAPTGTATPSPQSGEASAAAAETAGPAADDTARWLAGGALVLAAAALVVALVRRRAS; this comes from the coding sequence ATGCTATTCACACCCCGGGCGATCTCGCGCGCCCTCATCACGGCCGCCGCCACCGGCGGCGTCATGACCCTGTCCCTGCTCACCGGCGCAGGCACTGCCGCTGCGCACGTCCACGTCGACGCCGCGAACGCGGCGCCTGGCAGCACCGCGGTGCTCGAGTTCCGCGTACCCGGAGAATCCGAGAACGGAACGCTCACCACGCAATTCAGCGTGGCCCTCCCGAACGTCGCGTCGGCGCGCGCGGAGGTCATGCCGGGATGGACGTCGCGGCTCGACCGCGACACCGCTGCGGGAACGGTGCGGGCGGTGACGTGGACGGCCGCGCCGAACACCGGCATCTCGGCCGAGCAGTTCGCGCTGTTCCGGGTCTCGGTGGCGTTGCCCGACGAGGAGTCGATCAGCATCCCCTCGACGCAGACCTACTCCGATGGACGGGTGGTGCGCTGGGATCAGCCGCCGCTGCCTGATGGCGGCGAACCGGAGTACCCGGCACCGGTCCTCGAGCTGACCGGGACGGCGACGGGTGGGCACGACCACCAGGCCCCGACCGGCACGGCCACGCCGTCACCGCAGTCGGGCGAGGCATCCGCCGCGGCGGCCGAGACCGCGGGACCGGCCGCGGACGACACCGCGCGCTGGCTTGCCGGAGGTGCCCTGGTGCTGGCCGCGGCCGCGCTGGTGGTGGCCCTGGTGCGCCGGAGGGCCTCGTGA